AAACGAATAGCAGACATGATAGAGATGGACAGGATTTCTTAGGGGGAGGTATGGCACAAGATTGTAAGAAAATGGGCTTTAATAGTCTTCCTGATCACAGAACAGCTTATTATTTGCTGGAAAATGGAGATTatttggggggcggggggggtgggggggagtaTATAGGAAAAGTACTTGGAACATCCGTGTGTCTATTCAGCACCTCATTTCTAAACTTGTTTTCTTATGACTCTTGTTCTAGGAGTGCTTACTACAAACCGCCATCATGTCAGCCCCATCTGCTAATAGTAGGAAAAGCGGGATATGGCCAGGTTTCTTATTTGGCACCCGCGGTGTTGCATGCTTTGGAGAAGTTTCCCGTTCACACCCTGGACCTATCCCTTCTGTTTACAAACATTGCACCGCCAGAAGAAATATGCGGAGAggtatcttttttctttttattctcataGGATTCATTGACTGTATGTAAAGGATCAATTGAGTTGCAAGTAAGGTAAGCAAAATTCATTGGTAATGGAGGTGGCCTTGTTTTCATGTGCTGTTATGTTTGCTTCTGTCTGAAAATCCACTTTTCTTTTAGAGAAAACCATAAACATTATGGATGTTGTACACATCCACATTTTCGATACCAAATTTTACAGTGAGGATGTTGCTAGCAGCTCAGgaggctgggaggtgctgttaATAGACCTCTCTTTGTGGAAAGAAATGCTGCTCTCAGTGGGATCCAGAAAGTAGTTCTCATTGCCTTACAAGACTGTGTGCTCCCAGTAGATGGCTCTGTATCAGACCGCATGTCGTGTACTTTTTGTAGCCTTCAGCCTTGTTTTTTATTCTATCTGTAAGGCAGCTAAGGTCTGgggcttctgtttgttttgtttttacatgtaCATATACAACTTGTGCTGTTGCAGTATGTGCAATCAAAGCATTAAAATTCACAAAACGCTTCATTTACAAACTGATGTGGTTTTAACTcgaaaaaataaacataagcaGATTTGGTGTTTTTACATTTAGGCAGGaaatcctttttgttgtttggcaTCAccatcttaaaatatttttacctttaGTAAAAACATTTGTGAGCCGTACAAGTAAGGACAGACCCGTTACATGACTGGATAGTTACGTCTTAACAGGCTACTCTACgtgttttagttttcttatCCAAGCATTCCTTTTCACTAGGTGATCCGAAATGCTCAGAAGACAGCACCAGCATAATTTGTGCAAAATATGCAGTGcttgaaatgtaaatgagaaaaagatatttttactgAAGAGATTTCTTCTGACAGTCTGTCATTTCATGCTGTACTGGGTAAACTGCTAATAATGCAATTTAGTAGAGAATTGAAAcgctttaataaaaaaatcagcttcttTCTTCATATGAGCCAAAGCTTTCTAAGCTGGAAAGCCGAGATCCAATTTCTGCTTAAGGAACTTTGAAATCAATTTTTAGTTGTATTCCTAAACAAGCTGCAGTAAAAGTACATGCATAACTTGGTTGACTTCTGAGCGTTTACATTAAAGGAAGGTGTTCAAAACAGGAACAAGCTGTTCTCATTCTGATTATTTTGTCTCAGTTACTGGGGGAGAAAATGGGTCTTACCTAGGTGTGTTTATTGTCAAGTGCTTTGAAAGTGCTTAAGTTTCCGCAGAAGTTTTTGTGCTGGTTCTAAATTCCTTCTAAAATAAGTATTGAAATTCCTTACCTACCTTTTGATACTAGAAATTGAATAATGGAGGAAACCCAAGAAGTACTAGCTACTTCAGACACCTTCTTTtggtacagaaataaaaacgCAGCAAAAAGCCCTCACTTGTCTACTGAagcctttctcttccctctatAGCCATAAAGGTTCTAACTAAAGGGCAGCAAGGCAAGTAAATACAAAGTAAGCGGTCTTGGATGTGGCGAATGCCATGACTTCATCAGTGTATCGTACAATCCTTTCATTGAGATGTAATTCTGCAGGTGTTTCTTAAAGGTGATATTTGAACTTGCCAGGCTAAGCTGTGAAAATCTAGCCTTTTAAGGCCAAGAAGATAACTTCAGTTTGTCTTCTTCAGGTTATTACTAATTTTAACAGGTACTCATCTTTTTGGAATAGAATATGGTTTTTTTGTGGCcttaaatctgaaatgtttttttctccttctgctttagatccaaaaatgatttcttaagGAATTTGGAGAAGTTTACGAGTAAGGAGGACAGAGCAAGAATTTTTGAGGACCTAATTCTAAATCGAACTGCTAAGCCTCCGGTAAAGAAAGCAGGTGAGGATATAAGAAATACATCTAAAACCTTCCTAACTGTAAGTTACTAGCTATTTGGTATTTCCTTTGCTGGTCATTTTCTATCGGTAATTTTTCATATGCTTGCATGTGAGTACTGTGAATTGGCTAATTTTTCCTGATTAATTGAAGTTCGCCGGACATTGCAAGTCCTGCCTGTAGCGTCACCAGCTGAGCCTCAAGAGCCGACAGAGGAAGAAGTAGGactgctggaggaggaagtGGAGGATACGTTGCGTGAACTTAGAATTTTCTTAAGGGAGGTTACTCAGAGACTTGCCACTGACAGACGTTTCATGGAATTTACAAAGCCCGTTGACCCACAGAAGGTAAGCGGGTGTTGATCTGTGCGTACCATCTTATCTGTGTGTATTTGTAATTTCTCAGTGtttgtatcacagaatcacagaatcgtctaggttggaagagacctccaggatcatccagtccaacctcttacctaatactaacaagtcctccgctaaaccatatcactaagctcaacatctaaacgtctcttaaggacctccagggatggtgactcaaccacttgCCTGGGCAGCCTactccaatgcctaacaaccctttcagtaaagaagttcttcctaatatccaacctaaacctcccctggcacaactttagcccattcccccttgtcctgtccccaggcacatgggagaacagaccaacccccacctcgctacagcctcctttaaggtacctgtagagagcgataaggtcgcccctgagcctcctcttctccaggctgaacaatcccagctccctcagccgctcctcataagacttgttctccaggcccctcaccagcctcgtcgcccttctctggactctctcgagcacctcgacgtccttcttgtagcaaggggcccaaaactgaacacagtactcgaggtgcggcctcaccagagcctagtacagggggacaatcacttccctagccctgctggccacgctgcttcttatacaagccaggatgctgttggccttcttggccacctgagcacactgctggctcatattcagccgactatcaaccagtactcccaggtccttctcggccaggcagctttccaaccactcatctcccagcctgtagcgctgcttggggttgttacgccccaggtgcaggacccggcacttggccttgttgaacttcatacagttgacctcagcccatcggtccagcctatccagatcctcctgcagagccttcctaccctcgagcagatcgacacacgcacctaacttggtgtcgtctgcaaacttactgagggtgcactcaatcccctcatccagatcatcgataagGATATCGAAGAGGACTGGcccctgggggactccactagtgaccggcctccaactggatttgactccattcaccacaactctttgggcccggctatcaagccagtttttaacccaacgaagcgtacgccagtccaagccacgagcagccagttttctgaggagaatgttgtgggaaacggtgtcaaaagccgtactgaagtcaaggtagaccacatccacagcctttccctcctccactaagcgtgtcactttgtcatagaaggagatcaggtttgtcaagcaggacctacccTTCATAAACCCGTGCTGACTGagcctgatcgcctggttgccctgtaagtggTAGGGTTtgtatttctcagcattttggggaaggaaggtttaactttgtttttagGACTGCACTGTTGTGATTTTGCAAGAAGCAGGCAGGGCTTTTACTTCTGCTGGCTCTCCAATATCTGTGATCGGATTATTCGCTGAAAGCCCTGGTCAGACCAAATGCCAACACAGTTTGCTCATGAAAAGGCTTTGATATGTAGGCATGTTAGAGCACTGAAAAGCACAGAGATCTTTCTTTGTAATTACAAACAGTATTTACAGGACTATTTTACTGAAGTCTGAAGCTCTGTATTGGACTGTCAGTTTCCGTGGgaacaggaggagaagcagcagtttgTAAAAGAAGTTTTGAGattctgttctctgtttcaTCTGGAACTCCTCAATATGAGATCAGCCTTAagtgctgtgtgttttctttttcctcccatttgCTGCTTAGGTCCCTTCTTCTCCTTTCATGTATTCAAAAAGTCTAAACTAGGGGCATATACTTCAAAGACAGATGTAACTGGAATATGCCCGCGTATCAGCAAAGTCCTGTTCGCGTAGGCATCCACtgacttttcttcccctttcctcctaGGTTCTTGAGGTGAGAAACATCTAGACAAATACATATGTCCACATGCAAACTAGTCATCAGGCTCCTCTTACGGTCTGAGTAAAGAAATCAGCACCCCTGAGCCCAGTTATCCCATTCTAAAGTAGATGCCTGGAATAGATGCTTCAGAGGTGCAATTCGTGCGCCTTTTTCTCAATGTCAACAACAAAGAGAATGTCGGACGGCTTACTCAGATTTCATCGCTGTGATTTTTCTGAGGCAAAGTGAAATGACTCTCCCACCCTCGGTGTTTGTTCTCTACCATGCACATGCTTCTGACCtctctacttctttttttcttctcgtAGCAGCTGTAACGCCAGTTGAAAGAGCCCTTCCATTTTTGAGAAGTGAAGTGGTTAATTTCAGCATCTTCTGATGCGTCACAAGTATTCGGGGTTTTAAGAAGACATTTATTGAAagtttttccaaataaatttggTAGACAGCGTAGAAAACCTCTGAACACATCTATTTGATTGGCAGGTACCTGGTTATGCAACAATCATTAAAGAGGCAATGGATCTTTCAACAGTCCTCAGTAAAATTGACTCGCCCCAATACCTAAGTGCAGGAGACTTTCTGAAGGATATTGATCTAATCTGTAACAATGCCTTAGAATACAACCCAGATCAAAGACCTGCAGGTGAGGATGTGCTTTTTATGCCTAGTTTAAAAAATCTGCCAGATGTATAGATGGATAAATGCTGTGTGTGGACAGTAGTCTGAATGGATTAGATGATTTTGGATATCCACAGAGAACATTTCTTACCGGgttgtaaatattttagcattttgcTACTTGGGCATGGAATTGGGATCTGTGTTCACAAGGAACtagtgcttttgttttaataactaACTTCTATGTTGTTATGCTGAAACTATTCACTGAGATAACCTTTCAGAACCAGCCTATGAAGAGAGCAAATTTTTCTGTGATCCAAATAGTTTCATTGGTTGGTAGACAATATTCAGTGAATGTCTGaacctacctttcataaacccatgctgactgagcctgatcgcctggttgccctgcaagtgccacatgatgacactcaagataatctgctccatgagcttccctggcactgaggtcaaactaagAGGCCaatagttccccgggtctaccctccggcccttcttgtagatggacGTCACATTTTCTAGCTgccagtctactgggacctcccctgatagccaggacttATGATAAaagatggaaagtggcttggccagctcttctgccagttctctcagtaccctcgggtggatcccatccagccccatcaacttgcgtacatctaagtgctgtagcaggtcgccaaccatttccttgtggaaaaagatgaagataaaGAGCAAGCTCTGGATCCAACTCCTGAGTCAAAAAATCCCTTTAATATAAAGTCCTCTCATCAAGGACGTATCAGATATTAAACTGATAAGAATAGATACTGCACTTGATCTTAGCCAAAAGGCCGAGAAGCACATGAGATGGACAGTTTGAGAGACCTGGGCTCCTTTGGCCCTGGGGTATAGAGGCTCCAGGCAGTACAGCAGTACGCAGAGACCGTTTGAGGGGTGGTTTCAGACATGTAGGTGCTTTTCCTCCCAGTAGAAAAGagcatgagaaagaaatgaatatcacaaaatgcagctgcaggcactgaGACTGAGGTGGAAGAGAAAGGTTTATTGAAGGATGGAGGTCACCCAGAGCCCCTGGCTTTGTGTTTCAGGTATTACTGAGGGCAGATGGAGAGACATCAGTCAAGGCAGGAAGGTGCTCAGGTGAGAACAACGTGGGGAAGCAGTGTGGATACCAAAGTCCTGCAGGGAAACAGTTGTAGACATGGGACAGCATAGGACAGTGTGTGGTGGTTATGGTCAAGTTTTTTTTGCACGGCTGAAAGTCCCCAACAGAGGGAACACCTTTGTCTGCTGATCTCTGACTCTTGTCTTTGTCAATGATGCCTATGAGGAGACAACTCATCCTTACAGCAATAGGGTCTCAATGCCTCCTCATCCCCCTCCAGGAGCTGTCCTCCTGTAGCCTTGTACTTGGCATTGCCCTTACCCACATTGCACTGACCCAGGAAGAGCCCTAAACCC
This region of Cygnus olor isolate bCygOlo1 unplaced genomic scaffold, bCygOlo1.pri.v2 scaffold_95_ctg1, whole genome shotgun sequence genomic DNA includes:
- the LOC121063425 gene encoding ATPase family AAA domain-containing protein 2-like isoform X2, translating into MARFLIWHPRCCMLWRSFPFTPWTYPFCLQTLHRQKKYAERNLEKFTSKEDRARIFEDLILNRTAKPPVKKAVRRTLQVLPVASPAEPQEPTEEEVGLLEEEVEDTLRELRIFLREVTQRLATDRRFMEFTKPVDPQKVPGYATIIKEAMDLSTVLSKIDSPQYLSAGDFLKDIDLICNNALEYNPDQRPAENLTEEICVIPDS
- the LOC121063425 gene encoding ATPase family AAA domain-containing protein 2-like isoform X3 translates to MARFLIWHPRCCMLWRSFPFTPWTYPFCLQTLHRQKKYAERNLEKFTSKEDRARIFEDLILNRTAKPPVKKAVRRTLQVLPVASPAEPQEPTEEEVGLLEEEVEDTLRELRIFLREVTQRLATDRRFMEFTKPVDPQKVPGYATIIKEAMDLSTVLSKIDSPQYLSAGDFLKDIDLICNNALEYNPDQRPADS
- the LOC121063425 gene encoding ATPase family AAA domain-containing protein 2-like isoform X1, which gives rise to MARFLIWHPRCCMLWRSFPFTPWTYPFCLQTLHRQKKYAERNLEKFTSKEDRARIFEDLILNRTAKPPVKKAVRRTLQVLPVASPAEPQEPTEEEVGLLEEEVEDTLRELRIFLREVTQRLATDRRFMEFTKPVDPQKVPGYATIIKEAMDLSTVLSKIDSPQYLSAGDFLKDIDLICNNALEYNPDQRPAGRDCFAGTGYFIETVFYINRKPDRRNLCHSRFLDTSTDSYWTFSGRTATDEC